The DNA region ACAGCCCTACAGCAGTCCAATAAACACAACCTTATATTCCATCTCCACATCTTCTGCAAACAGTGAATAGGTTTAGCCCACATAAAtaacacaccacaaaaaaacCCCAATTTTCTAAGTACCATTTAGCCTTTTGGATGCAAAAGCATAGGcaacaccaacaacaacaaaaaaaggagaCAGAGAAAAGAAAACCAAAAAAAAGATTGCAAATCGATTTTGTTTAGACACAACTGCTATTACAAACAAATTCCATTACCAAGAGGAAATGGATATATTGATTTGGGCCAATGCtcacttctatatatatatatatatatatatatatatatatatatatatatatatatatatatatatatatatatatatatatatattatttttattattatttttattatttattttttcctttctcCTTTCATACCCTGAGGAGAGAGTTGAATGAGCACCATCCATATCCAttctcacaaacaaaaacaactctTTTCCTCTGAGCTAATGCAAGTCATACATCAGTGCCATGCAGTATCACTACCAAAGACTCCCAAACCGATACGATGGCATGCAGTTGATGGCACCGTTACCTTAAATTGTGTTTCTATAATTGCTATCCTAGAATAAACTACCGAGACTCAGTAGACCGATATGAGTAGTGAAACTGTTTATGGTCATAGCATGAAAGTTATTGTACTAAGAAACTTGTCATTTTGCAATATATGAAACTCACAGCTGCACAGTACAATAAGTTGGCATGGAGGCTGATATGACTCTAGTGGTATCCATTCATTCTGACCTCCATTGCCACAAcagtacacacagacacacaatgcTTTCCCTTAAAGGGACTGTTcacccaaacaaaaacaaaaaaatctgtcatcacttacttacCTTaaagttgttccaaactcgtatgactttctttcctctttgaaacacaaaaggagatgttaggcaaaatgtcacATTCAGTCACTTTTCTCTGCAGTTCAAAATGTATGTGCTCtataacacatttggctgcaggtgtccagtgaaatgtccagctgggggcgccaaaagttaGTAAAATGGTATCGTATTCAGGCGAGGTTTTAAGATGAAATTTAGatggacattttaaaaacatacctccctaaagtaaaacttttgcctgaacctaaccaatagtgttttaaaatataaatgagatattaaaaaaagacatcttACCTTATCAATGCTTAAACCTAATCACTAGTGTTTtgaaatgcagaagcaaaattaaaaatcaaattttCTGAACCGAACACATCATTTCatgctgcttctatgactctgtaatgtcacgtTTTAGCTTGAGTTtatggctggacttgaaccacAGTTCTCTGCCAAGTCCAacgccctatcaggtgagctaccaaacaagttaatcatattggaataagtgtacaTACGTAGGTGGGTTATAATActagcattaaaatgtttattttttcaatagatgtgttagagtaaaagtgtgtcgatgtcataaaatagcaccTGGAGACATGTgaaacaagttttgcaaaaatgtatatagtcacattttcactatgagaccaggttaaagatgcactgaaagtgaatgatgactgagactaacttactgcctaacatctccttttgtgttccactgaagaaagaagtTATATAGGTTTTGAACAGCAAGAAATTatgatagatttttatttttttgggtgaactaaccattcgATACATATTTCATATAAAGAACAGCTAAAGTATGAGTCTGCATGCCCTACCAAAATGGATAACCAAATGTATTAggttttatatttagttttaaatAAGGTTTTAGCTTTGATAGACACTGTGGGACAGGATACCCACATAGGTGGTGTGGGTTTTTTGGAGCACCAATCCCTACCTTTAAAAGTGCGATCAATGGGTGTCATCTGCACTTCTCCTGTATGGAACTGCACAGACACTGGTGGATGAGGACAGCTTGCCAATGAGCTACTCTGTCCTTCCAGCATACATTTTTCTCTGCACACATTTGATTCTTctaagacacttcctgttttgAATGATCTGAGTTGGACAATGGAGCCCTGAACTGTTTTTATTTCTATCTTTTTGGTTGGCCTGGTCAAGGCAAGAGGCTTGGACCTTGAAAGATTTTTTGGGTTTAGTATTTGGATCCTGTGTGGCTTGCCACCAGTTAGTTGGATGGCTGGTTTTAAGAGGGATGCTTTATAGGAGCCATTTTTGCTGAGGAAGGCATGCTGAGGTGGCCTGTCCACCCATGGCGAGCCAGCAAGTGGAAGAGGAGGAAAGTCTTCTTCTAAAAGCCCCTCAGGGATCTTTGCCTTCATTGTGGCCTTTTTAGGGAggagaagttgtttgagaaactCCTCAATACGCCTTCTGTCAGCTTCCTCCTGGCTTATGATCTCTTTTGGCTTGTCAGGATCATGGACATGGCAGTATATTTCATCAGGAAAACGTGGACATGTCTCAGTGACATCCTGCCCCTGCAAAAGGTTCGGGGCCATGTTATACTGAATCTCTACTGCAACCTTGTCCAACTTTTCATGCCCCACACTTCTGAAAACGAGGAAACTTgcattatttcaaactgtaagtCAATTGTGAATGCAAGTTATACAACTGAGGAGTTATTCACAGTTCCTAAAGAATTATAGCGGAGATAGACTGAACATGCATTGAAAATCCAAAAGATGCACCATGGTTTTATGTAGAAAAGTAACAAGTTCTCCATTAACCAAACATTAACTTTCAGAAGATACACTTTGTTTGCTTTGCATTTCGTTGCTAAAATGGGGCATATGTTGTCTCCAGGTATGAATATTTCATGACATTCTTATACCGTGCTTTGTGGGGTCCAC from Myxocyprinus asiaticus isolate MX2 ecotype Aquarium Trade chromosome 30, UBuf_Myxa_2, whole genome shotgun sequence includes:
- the LOC127420819 gene encoding uncharacterized protein LOC127420819, whose product is MAPNLLQGQDVTETCPRFPDEIYCHVHDPDKPKEIISQEEADRRRIEEFLKQLLLPKKATMKAKIPEGLLEEDFPPLPLAGSPWVDRPPQHAFLSKNGSYKASLLKPAIQLTGGKPHRIQILNPKNLSRSKPLALTRPTKKIEIKTVQGSIVQLRSFKTGSVLEESNVCREKCMLEGQSSSLASCPHPPVSVQFHTGEVQMTPIDRTFKGGDVELGRSAYGGAHTAQNWAGSTIGSMRNAAGPADNANSHIYHEDATVAKKKATGSGPDMPIPEHMDRIQTWPWQCGMVEWQNKGKCAQQSAPFPQGTGHVQPAPRSPWSITANCSLFNFPVLEKG